In the genome of Vespa crabro chromosome 1, iyVesCrab1.2, whole genome shotgun sequence, the window aacaataataataataataataataataataataataataataatattgtataaatttaaatgtcaattgaaaattttgtatttggaattataaaatattattattattattattattattattattattattattattattataatattagatatgCGTAAAGTGTATCAAGTGTAATGCAAATACGTTTTATAGGTTATCTTTTCtaggaacgataaaaaaagttcgaaaagtagaaagaaaacgcGTTGTCGAATGGAAAGGTTgcgtaattaaaagaaaaaaaaagaaaaaaaaaaaaagaaaagaaaaaaagaaagaaacacacAAGGAAAAATAATGCATAATTCTCGAATTGAAAGTTATAAAAGTGtatgaaaaagtttttataacATTGTGACATTCGAGTGGATTTgtcgttttaataaattatcctTCCTCAAACGGTAAAAAATAGTTTAAAGAGCAAAAAGATACGTTGcgtaattaagaaattaatggATTATTTTCGTGTTGAAGGATAGAAAatctttatgaaaaaaaagtttataacattgtaataatcctttttttataggttatcttttttttttttttttttgtttttttgaatATGTTAAAGTACGACAAAAGGATGATAACGCAAACGTTTTTAGTAAAAACATtctgttaaattaaattaaagaataacaaaaatatttaaatatagaaataggaaaatttttgaaagagCCTGTAGTGTTACGATAATCTTGGATATAAAGTCAAAGTCGTTGTTgagaatagataaatagatagatagatatatacgtacgtacataccgGTGTGTCGCATTGCCACGTGCACGACGTGCCGATTGGACGATGAGAATGTAAATATCAGTTGGTACTGAGTTAACCGGTCGAACGGACACGTTTCGTTTCAGAATCATTTCGTGTTTCTCTTCAAGAAACTTTACTACATAGGATTAGTACATAGACAAAGAAATTAGTTTGATCTCCTTGAACTTTTgttgtgtacgtatatatatatatatattactccATAACTtagtatatagaaaaataattaattggatTCTTTTGTTGGACTTTTGGTATGTACGCATGTGTGTacttgtgtatgtgtgtgtgtatatatatttgatgcaTTTGTATGTACATCCGTAACTTGGATCGATACCGTAAATCGTGCATATTACGAATGTGGATGAACcttaaatcatttaaaatggagtcaaaaaatatttttactcgtTCATTCTCCTTGTAAGtttcgtttctatttatatatatatatatatatatatatatatatatatatatatatctttttttcaaaggaTCTTTATATCCACatatttgtcattattttgtctttaaatttttttcgaagaataaTGGAACGTATGAAGGATGGTATTAGGAAATTGATTACGCAATCTCAATTATAATCCGCCATCTTACATAATAGTATTATTCTACTCGAAGCCGCCATTGATTTCTCCCCCTCCCCatgttcctctttttattcttttaatccCATATTCTAATTGCGTTAACTTAAAACTCGTTTAGAAGTTGACACAGTGTCGCATATTAGAAACGTTCGTAGGGATCAACTTGCTACAGAATTTACAGATAATATATTACTTGTGCTTATTTTCtatcacacatatatatatatatacatatatacatatacatatatatatatgcataaattattgatttcttcgacgaaattatatgaaattaatttaggATGAATTACAAATGACAGATAAAAAAGTTTTGCATTGGGATTGTGGCACGAATATATCAATCGagatatactttatatttattaatagtttATAATTCGTGTAGAATTTTTTTGAATGACAATAGTTACCTTTTATACACAGTAAACAGTTTAACATTGAATAACTATGGTATATAATCATTAAGTATACAGCGTATAACGAGTATTCAATGTTGGATCACTTTAGTATACAGTGTACATTTAAATGTTGGATAACTATAAAACTATTAAATGTTGGATATTGGGTAACTATATCATTAGCGAGGAATGAGTtaagatttaattaaacaatattttttctttttttctttttttttcttttttttattatagagagcgaagaaagaaggaaaggaagaggaagaaaagaaagaaaagatagcaAAGTGCAATGTCGTATCACCGCGGAGGTCAAACGGGCTCCGTAGCCGTGTCTTACAGTACCAGCCCAATGGCACCACATTCACCTAGCAGGCGATATTCAAGTGGCTCGACATCTTCGAGTACAACAACATCCGGTgttggaggtggtggtggtggtggtggtggtggcggtggtagtagtagtggtggtggtggtggtggaggtgctAGTAGCAGCAGTGGAGTAACCGGTAGTGGAGGGAGCAGTAGTTCAACGTCCAAGTACAATTACACCTCAAGAGATACCCCATCGTCGCTTCGAGATCGTTCGAGCATTTATTCATCGTCCCCATCATCGACGATTCCTAGTCTTCGTTCCAGCTACGTTTCCGATTGCAGAAGATCTTATTGCCAAACTGGAAGGTAAGCCATCGTTTATGTTCACCGACATGACGCCAAGAAATATCAAGAAAATTTGAACTCGGTCCAATTGCGTCGTCGCACTTTTCCTCATTTattcacttatttatttactttttttttattttttatttatttatttattttctttcttttatttttttatttttttttttttttctatgttattttttcgttttgattTTATACGATCGGAAAACACTTTATCAGATGTACGCGTTTTATTAGAATCATAAGTATTTCGCAAGTTATTGCAATCTAAAGTCATTGTTCTTAGCATAATGCAACTAAGTCGTAATCAAAGTCAATATAGTCGATAATAAAGTCAAATGAGTTGGTACGCGTTGATaacaggaaaaggaaaaatcgtgttaattaaaatagaatgaTGGAGGAACATTGTTTGGTATTAACAATGTTGAGAAAAAGTGTTTGTCGGTTTAGCGattcttatcgataattttagtTCTCTcacagttttttcttttttctttctttctttctttcatttctttcgattttctcgGATATTTTCTCGCGGTGTAATAATCGGTGGAAGGGTAGTAGCAAAATATAGTACTGCGATTGGTGGAGCGGGAGGAGGGGTAGGTAGGTTTatgcaagagaaaaagaaaaaaagaaagaaaggaaaaacaaagaaaagcgCTTACGAAAcgacgttaaaatcgtttctgATCGATCGGCCCGCAGTTACTACTCATCGGCTACGACCAGCAGCCTCCGCAGGAGCTACTTGTCGGAGTACAGCCGACCTCAGTGCTCACCCTCAAGGTGAGCCTTTGCACGTGGCGGCGTCAGTAAGCAGCGTTCACCCCCCTAAAAAATtaccattttattattattatttctttttttttttttttttttttgcgtacTTTATCTAACACGCACATATAAATAACTCGTTCACGACGAagacatttttgtttttattttattttatttcttcatttcattttatttccaatttttttttgtttgaaaatgTTGTGCCTCACCTAGACATCGCCGAATCGACCCGATTCGACCCGATCGGTCTTGAAATTTCAATGGAAATTTAATGGTCGATCATATGCTTGCACCTTTTATGCTTTAGAAAATCGAACGTTCGAGGTAAAGAACGATAAGCTTGTAGAGAAAAGGTAAATGCATGGAACTTTGTATCACTTTTTGCTATGAGTTTTGTGTGACTACATTTTTTAACagtatatcattaaatatctCACATAGGATATACGCACAGACGAATAGAGAGTTAGAATATATCGTTGGTATATGCTATCTTTTTGTGGATacttacgaatatatatatatatatatatatatatatatatatatatgtatatgtatatgtgtatatatatatatttgtagatGTATGCAAAAAAGCAATCGTTGGCCAGAGTCCACGAGCAAATAAAGGATCGCGCGTACGTTCGTAATATTAAGATCGGACAAATATTACAGGTCTTCGTACGGCGGTGATACAACTGGCATCGGTGGAAGCGTCTGTAGTACTCTGGCAAACGGCATCAGTAGCATCGGTTCCAGCGGGCGATACACATCGTCAACATCATCTTCCTACCTATCATCTTCAACCGCTTCTTCGAGGGATCGTACCTTGGAATCGTCGGCGTTACGTCGAGACATTAACGCGGACATCATTGGAAGGTGTTCGCCTTTGGTTTACGTACCTAGCGTCGTCCGTCACTCTTCTCAGAGTGGCACTCATCGTTGGAAGCAACAGCAACATTCGAAGGCAGCAACAACAGGGATTGGTGGTTCGTCTTTGAACGAATTGATCGGAGGGGAGGAACACGAAAGGAAACGAACGGGAAGTGTACGTCCCGAATCTTCGCTCTCCTCGTCttcctcgtcgtcatcgtcgtccgCCATCACAGGTGGTGGGCTTTGGTCGAGGTCTAAGGGGAGGCCACCTACCGCCGGCAGCACGGTGCTCACCACCGGTACGGGGCATGCACGCGCCCACAGCGCAACATCGTCCGTCGAGGTAACAATCGCCGGTCATCGGGCTgacgaggacgatgacgacaacgaaatcgacgacgatgacgacgacgacgacattgagaacgacgatgacgacgaggacgaggaagaCGACGGCGACGTCAACGACGATAATGATTACGTgaacgacgaggacgagaaCGAGGACGAGACTAACGAGCGcgataacaacgacgacgacgacgacgacgacaacaacgaggacgacgaggacgacgagaaCGAGGACGTTGACGCGGCCATTGGGCCAGCGAATgtaaatgacgacgacgacgacgacgaggacgacgatcgacggaacgacaataacaacaataacgccAACGGCAATCTCGACGGGAGCGGCAACAGGAATAATACTAGCAGCAATTCGGGCTCCAACGAGGAGGACGGATACGTCTACGAGCAGCTAGATTATAACGACGATCCGCGGcgcgacgatgacgacgcgGATAACAATCGTATCAACCGCCATCACCACCAACGCGCTCGTCGTTCGGTCAGCAACAAACAACGTATCTCCGTTTCCCCGACGGCCGAACGTAATGTCGCGGCGACCATAGCTGCCGCCATTGTTGCTGCCGTTAGACCGCGTAACGAGGGTGGTGCTGGCGGTGGTTTGATTCCTGTTAATCTTGACCTGCTAACTAATCTCGCTAATACTAATCCAAATAATACCACCGAGCATTTGATCGATAACGACGAGCAGAGTAGTCAACACAATTCCTCGCTCCAGTCGGACGATTTTGAGATCGACGATAACGAGGTAATACGTGGGGTCAACGAGATAGCCTCGATCGAGCCGGTCGATACTTATCGTCGGAATGTTCTTTCCTCTGGAAATCACGACATATTGGACGGTCTCAGTACCAAAAGCAATTCGCCCGTTAATCCATTCGATATCGAGGAAAATGACTTTGAGGTCAGGACTTTGTATACCGTACTTCAGAACGGTCTATCGGGAAGAAACTCCGATGACCATTCCGACGATCCGTCCGTACCTTCGACGTCCAGCCGGCAGGAAGGACATTTCTCTGGAATCGACAGGAACACGGGGGCATCCGCTAGTGGTGGTCTTACCTCATCTTCCCCTGCAACACCTAACACGAGACAGCAAAGTCTCTATCGCGCTGGCAACGAGCAGTTCGTGAGTGTCGTTTTGATAATATCAAAGCTATCTACGTCGCTTCTCTATGGATCAAATTTGTTAAAGgaggaaaagttgaaacccTCCTTTTATTATCGGTTGGTATCGTCCTTTTAACCCTTTGTGTTTTGCTTTTCCtcctctctgtctatctatctatttctatctctcttactcttactattaatcatacgatattatataaaaataagaacgaataCGACGAACTATGTTATTAAAGGCTCGAACGATGTATAACCCACCATGTGTAaagaatattcttattgtgaCCGTATTAGTTTCGGTACAAATTTCTTACTACGGATACTGTCTGTCGTTATGTAACATAGTTCTATGTTGTATAAGTCGTCCTCTCCAC includes:
- the LOC124428456 gene encoding uncharacterized protein DDB_G0287625-like isoform X2; translation: MSYHRGGQTGSVAVSYSTSPMAPHSPSRRYSSGSTSSSTTTSGVGGGGGGGGGGGGSSSGGGGGGGASSSSGVTGSGGSSSSTSKYNYTSRDTPSSLRDRSSIYSSSPSSTIPSLRSSYVSDCRRSYCQTGRSSYGGDTTGIGGSVCSTLANGISSIGSSGRYTSSTSSSYLSSSTASSRDRTLESSALRRDINADIIGRCSPLVYVPSVVRHSSQSGTHRWKQQQHSKAATTGIGGSSLNELIGGEEHERKRTGSVRPESSLSSSSSSSSSSAITGGGLWSRSKGRPPTAGSTVLTTGTGHARAHSATSSVEVTIAGHRADEDDDDNEIDDDDDDDDIENDDDDEDEEDDGDVNDDNDYVNDEDENEDETNERDNNDDDDDDDNNEDDEDDENEDVDAAIGPANVNDDDDDDEDDDRRNDNNNNNANGNLDGSGNRNNTSSNSGSNEEDGYVYEQLDYNDDPRRDDDDADNNRINRHHHQRARRSVSNKQRISVSPTAERNVAATIAAAIVAAVRPRNEGGAGGGLIPVNLDLLTNLANTNPNNTTEHLIDNDEQSSQHNSSLQSDDFEIDDNEVIRGVNEIASIEPVDTYRRNVLSSGNHDILDGLSTKSNSPVNPFDIEENDFEVRTLYTVLQNGLSGRNSDDHSDDPSVPSTSSRQEGHFSGIDRNTGASASGGLTSSSPATPNTRQQSLYRAGNEQFEGSPTNRPVRNPFQAHRDERCGLNGLRNIGNTCFMNSVIQCLSNTRPLLEYVMNEYYLVDINTTTSSMKGALIKAFSQVIQELWQVDGDHVVNTLALKSQIQRFTPRFMGYSQQDAQEFLRYLLEGLHEDVNRVTIKPQPIHTDIPDMYTDSEKAAESWKRYLRSEDSMVVDLFVGQLRSSLRCTFCDHVSVTLDPFWDLSLPIPARSGTVKLSQCLEHFTREEVLDGDEKPTCSKCQMRRKCTKSFGIQKFPKILVIHLKRFSPMERFRGKLNVMVDFPLMDLDLSAFAAPRVPGCTYNLYGVANHSGTTYSGHYTAYCKHPYSGEWHEYNDSHVSGISAKSVVSSEAYVLFYEQQPHSSHL
- the LOC124428456 gene encoding transcription initiation factor TFIID subunit 1-like isoform X1, whose protein sequence is MSYHRGGQTGSVAVSYSTSPMAPHSPSRRYSSGSTSSSTTTSGVGGGGGGGGGGGGSSSGGGGGGGASSSSGVTGSGGSSSSTSKYNYTSRDTPSSLRDRSSIYSSSPSSTIPSLRSSYVSDCRRSYCQTGSYYSSATTSSLRRSYLSEYSRPQCSPSRSSYGGDTTGIGGSVCSTLANGISSIGSSGRYTSSTSSSYLSSSTASSRDRTLESSALRRDINADIIGRCSPLVYVPSVVRHSSQSGTHRWKQQQHSKAATTGIGGSSLNELIGGEEHERKRTGSVRPESSLSSSSSSSSSSAITGGGLWSRSKGRPPTAGSTVLTTGTGHARAHSATSSVEVTIAGHRADEDDDDNEIDDDDDDDDIENDDDDEDEEDDGDVNDDNDYVNDEDENEDETNERDNNDDDDDDDNNEDDEDDENEDVDAAIGPANVNDDDDDDEDDDRRNDNNNNNANGNLDGSGNRNNTSSNSGSNEEDGYVYEQLDYNDDPRRDDDDADNNRINRHHHQRARRSVSNKQRISVSPTAERNVAATIAAAIVAAVRPRNEGGAGGGLIPVNLDLLTNLANTNPNNTTEHLIDNDEQSSQHNSSLQSDDFEIDDNEVIRGVNEIASIEPVDTYRRNVLSSGNHDILDGLSTKSNSPVNPFDIEENDFEVRTLYTVLQNGLSGRNSDDHSDDPSVPSTSSRQEGHFSGIDRNTGASASGGLTSSSPATPNTRQQSLYRAGNEQFEGSPTNRPVRNPFQAHRDERCGLNGLRNIGNTCFMNSVIQCLSNTRPLLEYVMNEYYLVDINTTTSSMKGALIKAFSQVIQELWQVDGDHVVNTLALKSQIQRFTPRFMGYSQQDAQEFLRYLLEGLHEDVNRVTIKPQPIHTDIPDMYTDSEKAAESWKRYLRSEDSMVVDLFVGQLRSSLRCTFCDHVSVTLDPFWDLSLPIPARSGTVKLSQCLEHFTREEVLDGDEKPTCSKCQMRRKCTKSFGIQKFPKILVIHLKRFSPMERFRGKLNVMVDFPLMDLDLSAFAAPRVPGCTYNLYGVANHSGTTYSGHYTAYCKHPYSGEWHEYNDSHVSGISAKSVVSSEAYVLFYEQQPHSSHL